In a genomic window of Micromonospora cremea:
- a CDS encoding nitroreductase family protein — protein MEFAEVVRHRRMVRNYDPDRPVPPDVVDRLLDHAVRAPSAGFAQGWGFLVLEEAADRERFWAATTPDGGGRERWLAGMRRAPLIVVPHANESAYLQRYAEPDKGWTDRSTDRWPVPYWYVDTGFAALLMLLTAVDEGLGACFFGIPPQRLAAYRESFGVPTDYRPIGAVTIGYRAPDHRSPSLRRGRRPVDEVVRRGRWS, from the coding sequence ATGGAGTTCGCCGAGGTCGTCCGGCACCGGCGGATGGTGCGCAACTACGACCCGGACCGCCCGGTCCCGCCCGACGTGGTGGACCGGCTGCTCGACCATGCGGTACGCGCCCCGTCGGCCGGGTTCGCGCAGGGCTGGGGCTTCCTGGTGCTGGAGGAGGCGGCCGACCGGGAGCGGTTCTGGGCCGCCACCACGCCGGACGGTGGCGGGCGGGAGCGTTGGCTGGCCGGGATGCGCCGGGCGCCGCTGATCGTGGTGCCGCACGCCAACGAGTCGGCCTACCTCCAGCGGTACGCGGAGCCGGACAAGGGCTGGACGGACCGGTCCACCGATCGCTGGCCGGTGCCCTACTGGTACGTCGACACCGGGTTCGCCGCGCTGCTGATGTTGCTCACCGCGGTGGACGAGGGGCTGGGGGCGTGTTTCTTCGGCATCCCGCCGCAGCGGTTGGCCGCTTACCGGGAGTCGTTCGGCGTGCCGACGGACTACCGACCCATCGGTGCCGTCACAATCGGTTACCGCGCGCCCGACCATCGGTCACCGTCGCTGCGCCGTGGGCGTCGTCCGGTGGACGAGGTGGTGCGGCGCGGCCGGTGGAGTTGA
- a CDS encoding type II toxin-antitoxin system VapB family antitoxin — MIFRAVRDGRPYPEHNLTLKQWAEIPPRPLRLDQLITTKRELALDKLLAEDSTFYGDLFPHVVQWNGGLYLEDGLHRALRAALQQRNQIHARVLVLSEPIE; from the coding sequence GTGATCTTCAGAGCGGTCCGGGACGGGCGTCCCTATCCGGAGCACAACCTGACGCTCAAGCAGTGGGCGGAGATCCCGCCGCGACCCCTGCGCCTGGACCAGTTGATCACCACCAAGCGTGAGCTGGCGCTCGACAAGCTCCTCGCCGAGGACTCCACCTTCTACGGCGACCTCTTCCCGCACGTGGTGCAGTGGAATGGCGGGCTCTACCTGGAGGACGGCCTGCACCGGGCCCTGCGTGCCGCCCTGCAGCAGCGCAACCAGATCCACGCCCGGGTGCTGGTGCTCTCCGAGCCGATCGAATGA
- a CDS encoding acyl-CoA dehydrogenase family protein — MTAPLDLLDLDPSLTEEERQVRDVVRQLVDDRVRPHVADWYEEGRAPARELAREFGKLGLLGMHLTGYGCAGASAVAYGLACQELEAADSGVRSLVSVQGSLAMYAIWRYGSEEQKQRWLPSMATGEAIGCFGLTEPDHGSDPASMATRARRDGDDWVLSGGKMWITNAPIADVAVIWARTDAGVRGFAVPMDTPGVTAREIRRKMSLRASVTGEIVLDDVRLPANAQLPEAVGLKAPLSCLTEARYGIVWGAVGAARDCLETALAYSTTRTQFGRPLAGFQLTQAKLADMAVELVKGQLLALHLGRLADAGRLRPEQVSVGKLNNVREALAIARQCRTILGANGVSGEYPVMRHANNLESVLTYEGTSEIHQLVVGQRLTGLSAFA, encoded by the coding sequence ATGACCGCTCCACTGGACCTGCTCGACCTGGACCCGTCGCTCACCGAGGAGGAGCGGCAGGTCCGCGACGTCGTACGCCAGCTCGTCGACGACCGGGTGCGCCCACACGTCGCCGACTGGTACGAGGAGGGTCGGGCACCGGCCCGTGAGCTGGCCCGGGAGTTCGGCAAGCTCGGGCTGCTCGGCATGCACCTGACCGGGTACGGCTGCGCGGGCGCCTCCGCGGTCGCGTACGGGCTGGCCTGCCAGGAGCTGGAGGCCGCCGACTCCGGCGTCCGCTCACTGGTCTCCGTGCAGGGCTCCCTGGCCATGTACGCCATCTGGCGCTACGGCAGCGAGGAGCAGAAGCAGCGCTGGCTGCCGTCGATGGCGACCGGCGAGGCGATCGGCTGCTTCGGCCTGACCGAGCCGGACCACGGCTCCGACCCCGCGTCGATGGCCACCCGGGCCCGCCGCGACGGCGACGACTGGGTGCTCAGCGGCGGCAAGATGTGGATCACCAACGCGCCGATCGCCGACGTCGCGGTGATCTGGGCGCGCACCGACGCCGGCGTGCGAGGCTTCGCCGTACCCATGGACACGCCCGGTGTCACGGCCCGCGAGATCCGCCGCAAGATGTCGCTGCGCGCGTCGGTGACCGGCGAGATCGTGCTCGACGACGTCCGGCTCCCGGCGAACGCCCAACTGCCCGAGGCGGTCGGGCTCAAAGCACCGCTGAGCTGCCTCACCGAAGCCCGGTACGGCATCGTCTGGGGCGCGGTCGGCGCCGCCCGGGACTGCCTGGAGACCGCGTTGGCGTACTCCACCACCCGCACCCAGTTCGGTCGCCCGCTGGCCGGCTTCCAGCTCACCCAGGCCAAGCTCGCGGACATGGCCGTCGAGCTGGTCAAGGGGCAACTGCTTGCGCTGCACCTGGGCAGGCTCGCCGACGCCGGCAGGCTGCGGCCCGAGCAGGTCAGCGTGGGCAAGCTGAACAACGTGCGGGAGGCCCTGGCCATCGCCCGGCAGTGCCGCACCATCCTCGGCGCCAACGGCGTCTCCGGGGAGTACCCGGTGATGCGGCACGCCAACAACCTGGAGAGCGTGCTGACGTACGAGGGCACCTCGGAGATCCACCAGCTCGTCGTCGGACAGCGGCTCACCGGGCTCTCCGCCTTCGCCTGA
- a CDS encoding DUF4230 domain-containing protein, with protein MARDAGINEPTREFPGYPTGDDLKERSASTPEPTSDTPGGSGGPTTGGAGAPVRGLLVLLGAAALAVVVLLGVQATGILPEFRNPFAKEQTDRSQPPLLKSIQDLSRYVAAEGNFQVVVDTQNDRRNVPDFLLNERTLFVGAGSVEAYVDFGKIGEGAVVESADGTSVEIKLPAPQLGETNLDLEKSYVFAEQRGLLNRLGDLVGNDPNRQQQVYQLAEERITAAARDSGLSARAEENTRKMLEGLLRSLGYQHVTVTYTAP; from the coding sequence ATGGCCCGCGACGCTGGCATCAACGAGCCCACGAGGGAGTTCCCCGGTTACCCGACCGGCGACGACCTCAAGGAGCGGTCGGCCTCCACACCCGAGCCGACCTCGGACACACCGGGCGGCTCCGGCGGCCCGACGACCGGTGGCGCCGGTGCGCCCGTCCGCGGCCTGCTCGTGCTGCTCGGGGCCGCCGCGCTGGCCGTGGTGGTGCTGCTCGGCGTGCAGGCGACCGGCATCCTGCCGGAGTTCCGCAACCCGTTCGCCAAGGAGCAGACCGACCGCAGCCAGCCGCCACTGCTGAAGTCGATCCAGGACCTCAGCCGCTACGTGGCCGCCGAGGGCAACTTCCAGGTCGTGGTCGACACCCAGAACGACCGGCGCAACGTTCCGGACTTCCTGCTCAACGAGCGCACCCTGTTCGTCGGGGCGGGCAGCGTCGAGGCGTACGTCGACTTCGGCAAGATCGGTGAGGGCGCTGTCGTCGAGTCCGCCGACGGCACCTCGGTCGAGATCAAGCTGCCCGCGCCGCAGCTCGGCGAGACCAACCTCGACCTGGAAAAGAGCTATGTCTTCGCCGAGCAGCGCGGTCTGCTCAACCGGCTCGGTGACCTGGTCGGCAACGACCCCAACCGGCAGCAGCAGGTCTATCAGCTCGCCGAGGAACGGATCACCGCCGCCGCCCGGGACAGCGGGCTTTCCGCCCGGGCCGAGGAGAACACCCGCAAGATGCTGGAGGGGCTGCTGCGCTCCCTCGGCTACCAACACGTCACGGTCACCTACACCGCCCCCTGA